TATTCTGCATATTGTAACTGTTTGTTAACAGTTTTATTGTGATAAAACAGAGGTAAATTTAATCATGAGTTACTCTCTATCTACAGGGTGTCTCTGGTTgttctgaaaaatgaaatgaatgttaCCATGGGAAATATTGGTGTTGttattatttctcataataAAGATGGGGTCATGTTTTTGTGGCCTGCTATTTGGGAATATCCAAAAGATGTCAACCTGACAGGTGTTTTAGGTAAGAGAGCAATTCACTgtctaaatatttaaacattacttttaaaCATACTTACGGTATCAAAACTTGCCTGAATATAACCACAATGTCAGTGATGTTATTGTGTCAGTTATGTACTGTACATTGGTTAGCCAACAactgtttattgttattaagTAGATATTTTGGATAAATTGCTTTTGTTAAACCAACATTTGTGACAAATCACAATATCTGTCGATAATCTTTAAGGAAAGTCTGATATTTCATATGTGAAGACTAAAGGATCACAAACAGCAACTCTTAAGATAAAGGACAAGGAGGTGAAGACATCTTTGTAAGTGATTCAGTTAATAAATGCATGCAACCTTCCATAAAACTTTTTGtacttcattttaaaacatactgtGTTGCCCTATTTGTTTCTGTTAATTGTAGGGAGGCTGTCAGCGATTACAGATTACCTTCAGCTCCTATTCAAGAATGCTGGCTTGTCCCATTCCAGGCTGTGATGGAGGCAGAGATTTCTGATTTCACTATCACTCAGCTGTAGAGTTGATAATGgttcatgttaattaaatgCTTCAATGTTTCAATCCTACCTGGCCTAGGAAGGTGGAAGGTCCATTCAAGACTTGCTTATAATTGTCTTAAGTATATTGTTCGCTTGATACGCTGactaatttttgttgttgttgttgtaaatcCACTCTAGCTGCCTTTCCATGGATTAATCCAGATTGACtcttaataaatacaaattctcATGTCTAATGTTTACTTAAAATGCAAGAACTACAAGTATTGAATGCAGATTAAGTTTGCATTACATATATGGATAAAAAAGAGGAGAATTCCAAATGTAGATCATAACATGTAGTTCTTTCATTATGCCTCcatactgaaaatatatttttaacatagAGGTATAATCAAAAGAAAACACGTTAAAATTGGGAATTACATCTGTTTTTCTCAAAAGCTGCATTCtccttttaaatgtattatttaatattccCTCTCAAGCAAAAAAGATTTGAACCACAAAAGAGATTTGCAAATTCATCAAATATTTCTTTAGGTACgatctttaaaataaaggtttcacTCAGAAGAAAAATTtggggttccccaaagaacctttcagtaatCAGTTCTTAAAATACCCATTTTATTCTAAGCGTGAAGAACATGTTAAGAATCTGAAGAAGCGTTTTTCTACAATTAAGAGTCTTTTGTGGAATGGATGTTAAATATTCTTCATGGAACAATAGATGTCAATAATgaaccttcatttttttttttttttttttttttaagagtgcatgTTCTCCTTTAAACTCAAGTCAAACAAGCCCTTGACAAATTTGAGGTTTAAccaacacaaaatattaaaacaatgtaCAATGCCAGTTGTTTGGTTCCTCTTGACATTTTATAAGGCTGTGCAAAAATTGGTACATTGAAATACCAGAACTAAGTTCCTTAGTGTCCAAACCATTGGTCATTGTTGCATCACTCATGAAAATGTTCTACATGTTTGTTTAGAAACaaaatgttcattgttagtaCATTATATACAACCATTCAAGTATGTAAACAACTTACTTTATGGAATAAATCATGGTAATTAACTCTTAACTGTATGGCTTTAGGAGGGTCTTTTTCTACAGACTCCTCGACCCAGGTCTATTAGTTCCTTCCTGAATTTCTCTGACATAAAAACGTAGAGAATGGGGTTGGCCACTGTAGAAGAGGTTGCCATGATGCGAGCAAAGGTAGCAAAAGGTCCAAAGTGAGGTAAAGGACCAGCCGCTTTATCATCCTCAGCTATTTGAGCAAACATCAAACTATAGGATGGCAGCCAACACAATGCAAAAGCCAGCACTAACAAAGCAGACGTCTGGGTCACATGCACATGGTAGTGCTCCAAACGGTCAATCTGAGTTGTGCGGCCCTGTCTAGTTGTTTTGAGGAAATGGTATATCTTTGCATAGGCTATTACAATAACCCCAAGGGGAAATACAAAAGCGAGTAGGAAGTGGCACACTCCATATGCCAACTGGCCTTTGTCAGACAGGAAATTGAAACATGCCAGGTTCTCACGGGCTTCATGGTTGTCCAGTGTCCTCCAAGCAAACTGTGGCGATGCCAGGATGACCGCTGGTATCCACAGTACACCCGCAACTACTTTTAAACGCCCCTCTCTACGCCATTGATATGCTTTTGACTGATGGACCACGATGATGTACCGCGCAAAAGCCAAAGTGGCCAGCGTAAAGGCGCTTGCCGCTGTACACATTGCACTCAAGAAACTCACAGACTTGCACATGAAGCTTCCAAATGGCCAGTGACGGGTTGCAATGGCGACTGTGTGATATGGAAGACAGGAAAGGAGGAGAAGGTCTGCTACACTTAATGCCAGAAGAAGAACATCTGTGCCGTTTGCATTTGTTTGTTGGAGTCCTCCTGTCCTTCCTCCACTGGGCCGTCCACGTCCTCGCCGCATCGTACGACAGATGATGATAAGAACCAGGATGTGTCCCACCACCCCAGTTACCAGGATGAAGCTGTCAAATATGGGTACCAGCACTCGCTCAACATCACTCAGTCCATGACTGGAACTGTTCGTCTCGGTAGTTCCATTAACCATAGTGGAGTGTCCAACAATTAACAACAATCTGATTATAAATGTAATCGGTTCTTAAATCCAAGTATTATTTTCATGCATCTCTACAAACAGTTCTACAACATTCGTGCAGCAAATACTGTAAGCAACTGGACAAAGTTTTCCGTTCGAGGTGTCTCTCAGACCATTCGAAAATGTTCAAACGTTTCATTGGTTATACAGTGTACATCCTTATGCATTCTTGTAGTTTTGCCTGTGAGGTGCAGAAGAGATCGTACTGTACAGTAGTCTTGATAAAACGCTCTGGAATGCATCAATAGTTAATGATTGCAGGACTCAAAGTGTAGAAATACTGCTATTGGTTTAGTTCTCTTcgggaaaaacaaaacattgccTGAAATCATTGTTTATTTGTCGTTTCACAGATTTATTTCCTCTGTAATTCCTTTACAGATATGGCAGATCCAAAGCCATAACAATGTTGTACTTGCCTGTAGTG
The Onychostoma macrolepis isolate SWU-2019 chromosome 11, ASM1243209v1, whole genome shotgun sequence genome window above contains:
- the LOC131549788 gene encoding galanin receptor type 1, which encodes MVNGTTETNSSSHGLSDVERVLVPIFDSFILVTGVVGHILVLIIICRTMRRGRGRPSGGRTGGLQQTNANGTDVLLLALSVADLLLLSCLPYHTVAIATRHWPFGSFMCKSVSFLSAMCTAASAFTLATLAFARYIIVVHQSKAYQWRREGRLKVVAGVLWIPAVILASPQFAWRTLDNHEARENLACFNFLSDKGQLAYGVCHFLLAFVFPLGVIVIAYAKIYHFLKTTRQGRTTQIDRLEHYHVHVTQTSALLVLAFALCWLPSYSLMFAQIAEDDKAAGPLPHFGPFATFARIMATSSTVANPILYVFMSEKFRKELIDLGRGVCRKRPS